The following is a genomic window from Geoalkalibacter halelectricus.
ACGCCGACAGCCTGGCGCGTGAGCTGAACGCCGGGGGCCATCGCGCCGCCGCCCTGCACGGCGACATGAGCCAGGGGGCGCGCAATCGCACCGTGGGCGATCTGCGCCGCGGCAAGATCCGTCTGCTGGTGGCCACCGACGTGGCGGCGCGCGGCCTCGACGTGTCGGGTATCAGCCACGTGATCAATTTTGATCTGCCCCAGTCGGCGGAAGACTACGTGCACCGCATCGGTCGCACCGGGCGCGCCGGCGCTTCTGGCATCGCCATTTCCTTTGCCGGCGGCGACGACGCCTTGCGCCTGCAGCGCATCGAGCGTTACATCGGCCAGCGTCTCAATCAGTCGGTGATTTCCGGCCTGGAACCGACCCGGCCCTTGCAGACCGCGCGCCCCTCGGGCTCCGGGCGGCCGGGCAAAGGGCGCACGGGCGCCGCGCCGGGTAACTTTCGCGGCAATAAGGGCAAGGATTTCGGCGCGCGCGGAGAGCGCAGCGCGCGGCCCGAACGCAAGGGACCGGTCATCGAGTACCGTAGCCGCAGAAACGGCGCGTAAGCGATCGGAAAAAAGAAAGATATAAGGAAAGAAAAGAGGCGGCGTCCCCATGGGGCGCCGCCTCTTTTCTTTCCGCGGTTATCCGAAATCCCCCGGTACCCGTGCCTCGCAGGGAATCTTGACCTGACACAGCCCGCAAGGGGTGGCTCCGGCGCCGATTCTTTCAGCGGTATAAGGAGTGGTGACCTCGCGGATGTAGGTGTGGCAGCGCTCCTTGTCGTGGCCGTGGGCGGTGGTGATGGCGTTCACGGGGCAGCGCCGCACGCAGGCGCCGCAGGTGCCGCGCGCATACCACAGGCACCAGGCCTGATGGTCGTCGCCGTAGGGGCGCGCGCTCACGGGCAGCTCCAGGCGCGTGACCACCGAGCCGAAGCGCACCGCCTTGCCCCAGGGGGTAATGAGACCGTCGGAGAGGCCGAAAGTGCCCAGACCGGCGATAAAGGCGGTGTGACGCTCCGACCAGTTGGAGGCCAGGCCGAAGCGCTCGGACTGACGGTAAGCGAAACCCGGCAGGCGTTCCGGGGCGACGGCGGGATGACCGGCTTGGGTGAGAGTTGCCGCCAGGTGCAGGCGCAATTCGCAGTTGAACTGCTCGCCGAAAAGGCGCGACCGCGCCCAACGATCGGCGGGCAGTTGCGTTTCCCGGGCCTGATCCCGGCGGGTGGCGGCGGTTTGCGGCAGCACGTAGCTGATCACGCGTAACGCGCTTGCGGGCGCGGGCAATTCGGGAAAAGCCAGGGCGAAGGCCTCTTCGGGTGTCCAGTAGAAGGGGCCGAGCATGTCTTTGAACTGCATGAACCAGGGATCGTTGCCTGCGGCCACGGCCAAATGCGGCCTGTCCCAGGCCTTTTCGTGCTCGTCCGGGTGCAGGCGGTTGGCGGGGGAGTTGCGCCAGAATTCTTCCAGAACGTCTTGCACCCAAGCGATGGGAGTGTTTTTTTCGCTCGCCATGTAATCCTCCGGCAGTTAACCGGCCCGCCTTGATTGGGCGGGCAAGAGTGAAGAATCTTCACTTTGACCCGAATCTTACCAATCCAGGTTTAGCGCATTGCCGCCGGAAACTCAAGGGGCTATCCCCGCGAAAAACCGCGCGGTATGGCTCTGCTGAGGATGAAGAGCAGGGTGGCGGCGACCACGATGGAGGGTCCGGTCGGGGTGTCCCAGTAGAGGGAGGCGGTCAGACCGCCGCCCACCGCCAGGGCGCCGATGAGACTCGCGAACGCGGCCATGGCTTCGGGGGAGCGGGCCAGGCGGCGCGCCGCGGCCGCCGGGATGATGAGCAGGGCGGTGACCAGAACGACGCCGACGATCTTCATCATCACCGCCACCACCAGGGCCAGCAGGGCGGTGTAGAGCCACTGCACGAAATCGACCGCCACTCCGTCCACACGGGCCAGATCCTCATGCACGGTGATGGCGAGCAGCGGGCGCCAGACCGTGGCCAGGGCGGTGACGGCGAGCAGCCCGCCGCCGAAAATCCAGGCCAGATCCGCGCGCGTGACCGCCAGGATGTCGCCGAACAGGTAGGCCATGAGATCAATGCGCACATCCTGTAAAAAGGCCAGGGCCACCAGCCCCAGGGCCAGGGAGCTGTGGGCGAGGATGCCGAGCAGGGTATCGCTGGCCAATTCGCGCTGGCGTTGCAGGAGAAACAGCAGCAGCGCCAGCAGTTGGCAGACGGCGATCACCGCCAGGGTCGGATCCAGGTGCAGCAAAAAGCCCAGGGCGATGCCGAGCAGCGCGCTGTGAGCCAGGGTGTCGCCGAAGTAGGCCAGGCGCCGCCACACCATGAACACCCCGAAGGGACCGGCGACCGCCGCGACGCCGAGGCCGCCGAGCAGGGCGCGCAGGAGAAAATTATCGAGAATCATGGCGTTTTCTCCTGGCGATGGCGGTGTTGGCGATCATGGCTGTAGATGGCGAGGCTGTCGGCGCGGGCGCCGAACAATTCGATGAAGGCGCTGTTCCGGGCGATGGCTTCGGGAGTGCCGGTGCAGCAGATGTGGCGGTTGAGGCACACCACGCGGTCGGTGGCGCCCATGACCAGGTGTAGATCGTGGGACACGAGCAGGATGGCGCAGCCGAGGCGCCGCCGCAGGCTGCCGAGGTACTGATAGAAATCCTGCTGGCCGTGCACGTCGATGCCCTGGGTCGGTTCATCGAGGACCAGAAGTTGGGGGCGGTTGAGCTGGGCGCGCACCAGCAGCACGCGCTGCAATTCGCCGCCGGAGAGCTTCTGCAAGGGGCGGTCGGCCAGGTGCCTGAGTCCCGCGCCTTCGAGTTCATTCAAGGGATCGAGGCCCCCGGCGGGCGCCAGCTTGAGAAAACCGCGCACGCTCAGGGGAAAGGTCTCGTCGAGGTTGAGGCGCTGGGGAACATAGCCCAGGCGCAGGCCGGGGCAGCGCCAGACCTCGCCGCGATCGGGCCTGAGCAGGCCCAGGGCGATGCGCAGGAGCGTGGTTTTGCCCGCGCCGTTGGGGCCGACGATGGTGAGGATTTCATCGGCCTGAACCTCCAGGTCGATGTCCTTGAGGACTTCCCGCGCTCCCAGGCGTACCCCCACCCCGGACACGCGCAGCAACGACTGGCTCGCCACCCCGGACATCCCTTAGCCTCGGCACTGGGGACAGAGGCCGAGAATTTCCACCGTCTGCCGGCGCGGCGCGAAGCCCGATGCGTGGCTGCTGCGGGCGATGGCGGCGCTGATGTCGGCGTCGTCGAGTTCGACCAGATCCTGACACTGCTCACAGATCAGGAATTGTCCGCAATGCTCCTCGCCGGGGCGCACGCAGCCGACGAAGGCGTTGAGAGAGGAGACGCGGTGAATGAGACCCTGCTCCAGGAGAAAATCCAGGGCGCGATAGACCGTCGGCGGCGCGGCCGAGCCCTGCTCCTGCAAGCGGGCCAGAACGGCGTAGGCCCCCACCGGCTTGTGGCTGCTCCACACCAGCTCCAGGACCCGGCGGCGCAAATCGGTCAGGCGTGCGCCGCGCTCGCGGCAAATGGCTTCAGCGGCGTCGAGGGCGCCGGCCACGCAGCGCTCGTGGTCGTGGTCCTGGCTGGGAAAGGGATGCTCGGGACAGGTTTCCAAGAAATTCAACCTCCTATTTTCAGCTTGACAATGTTATAACCTAACATATGCTGGTGGGCAAAAGGAAAAGTTCGTTGTCCGTTGCTCAGCACTCAGCACTCAGTATCTATTGCATTATGGAGGTTCCGTGGTGGTGAAAGTTCTTCCGGTTTTTCTGGTTCTACTGTTGGCGACCTCGGTCTGGGCCGAGCCCCGGGTGGTGGTGAGTATTAAGCCGGTGCACTCCCTGGTGGCCGCGGTTATGGAAGGGATCGCCGAGCCCGATTTGCTGCTGAGCGGCGGCGAGTCGCCTCATGGCCATGCTCTGCGGCCCTCCCAGGCGCGCGCCCTGGCCGCGGCGGACCTGGTGTTCTGGATCGGCCCCGATTTGGAAACCTTTCTGGTGCGGCCCTTGCGGTCCCTGAGCGCCGGCGCGCGGGTGGTCAGCCTGCTGGACACCCCGGGTATCGAACTGCATGCCGCGCGTGCCGGCGGGGTGTGGGAGGCACACCATCATGGACATGGCCACGATCATGGGCACGGCCACCATCACGACAAGGATCACAAGCATCCCAAGCCTGACCACAACCACAAACGCGACCATAGCCACAATCACGACCACGGACATGCCGACAAGCGGGAGCCTGAACCCTCCCCCGATGCCCATCTGTGGCTCGATCCGGTCAATGCCCGCGCCATCGTCGCCCTGGCCCTGGCCGAGCTCAGCGAGCTGATTCCCGCCGAGCGCGAACGCCTGGCCGCCAACGCCGCGCGCCTGACCCAGCGTTTGCAGGATCTGGAAGCGGAATTGGAGGGGCTGCTCGCGCCGGTGCGCGAGGTTCCCTTCGTGGTGTTTCACGATGCTTACCAGTACCTGGAGAAACGCTACCGGCTCAACGCGGTGGGCTCCATCACCCTCGACCCGGAGCGGACTCCCAGCGCCCAGCGGGTGCGCGAGGTGCAGGGGCTGATCCGCGCGCGCGGCGCACGCTGCGTGTTCGCCGAGCCGCAGTTCACTCCGCGTCTGGTGGCTACGGTGGTGGAGGGCAGCGGCGCTCGCCAGGGGGTGCTCGATCCCCTCGGCGCGGACCTTGAGCCCGGCTCCGAGGCATATTTCCGGCTGCTGCGCGATCTGGGAGAAAATCTGCACGCCTGTTTGGCCCATGAGTGATTTGACGGATTTGATCGCCGCCTACGGCGAGCATCTGGCCCAGTACGATCGCTGGTTCTCGGACTGCATGGAGCGCTTTTCCGACCGGATTTTCTGCGCGGCGGGCTGCGCGGGCTGCTGCCGGGCGCTGTTCGACATCAGCCTGCTCGATGCCGCTCTTTTGCAGCGGGGTTTGCACGGCTTGACCCCGGCCGAGCAGACGCGGGTGCGGGAGCGCTCCGGCGCGATCCTCGTCCGGCTGCAGGAACACTGGCCGGATTTCTCCCACCCCTATACCCTCAATCACCGGCCCGAGGACCACTGGGAGGTGCCCGAGGAGGATGCGACACCCTGTCCATTTCTGGACGACACCGGGCGTTGCCTGGCCTACGCCTTTCGGCCTGCCACCTGCCGCCTGCACGGGCTGCCCAACGTCGATCGCGGCGGCGAGATCTTTCAGGCGCAGGGCTGCAGCCTTAACTTCGCCGGTGCCCGCGCCCTGGAAGAAGCGGGACTGCAATGGGATTTTCACGCCGCTTTTCTCGCCGAGGCACGTCTCTACCGCAGTTTTGCCGAGGCGCTCCTCGGCTCCCCGGAGGTGCAGGCCGACACCTTCATCGCCGCGGTTCCCTTCATTGATTTCACAGCCCTTGGCGCACCCGGCAGGCGTGGTAAAGTTAACCTGATTCCCTGAGATCCGGATTAACGCCCAGCGCCCCAGGAGGTTTGCATGGCTTTTGCCCTGCCGCCTTATCATCCTCCCGATTTTACCGCATCCAGGCTGGCCCAGGCCCCTGTGGCACGCTTCGTCGCCGTGGAGCGCGACGGGGTGGCGCCCGCCGAATATCACGCCACCTCGGTGTTCCCCGAATACCTGCAACTGGCTCCCGGTGACTGGCGCCTGCTCAAGGAATCGCGCATGGACTGCGTGGTGCGCCTGGGGGCCGCGGAGGATCTGGAGGTCGTCGAGTTCCGCCGCCTGTGCCGCGGCGACCGGGTGGCGTTGGGTCGACGCGAGGACGGCGGCGACGGCATTTTGGTGCACACCAGCGGATTTCGCGCCGCCGCGCGGCGCGCGGAGAAGTTCGCCTTTCGCACCCTGACCACCCGAGAGACATCCTTTTCCTACGATTACGACGAGCTTTACGCCCTGCTCGGCCATGAACGGCATCAGGGCTTTGTTCTCTGGGTGCTGGGGCCGGCCCTGGCTTTTGACCGGGACGCGCGCGCGGCCTTTGTCCGCCTGGTGCGGGCGGGGTTCGTTCACGGCGTACTGGCCGGAAACGCCCTGCCCACCCACGATCTCGAAGCCGCCCTGCACGGCACGGCCCTGGGCCAGGAGATCTATCGCAAGCGCCCGGTTGCCGAGGGGCATTACAAGCACCTCGACACCCTCAACAGCCTGCGTGCCTTGGGCTCCGTCGAAGCCGCCGTGGCGCGCGGGCTGGTCTGCGAGGGCATCGTTCACGCCCTGGTGCAAAACCACATCCCCTATGTCTTCGCCGGCTCCATTCGCGACGACGGACCGCTGCCCGGGGTGATCGCCGATGCCTGCGCCGCCCAGGACGCCATGCGCGCCCTGGCGCGCCGCGCCACCACGGTGATCTGCCTGGCGACGCAGTTGCACACCATCGCCACCGGAAACCTGACGCCGAGCTACCAGGTTCTGGCCGACGGCCGGGTGCGCCCGGTGTACTTCTACAGCGTCGACATGTCGGAGTTCGCCGCCCAGAAGCTCATCAACCGCGGCTCTCTCACCACTCGGGCGATTTTGACCAACGCGCAGGATTTCGTCGTGACTCTGGAGCGGGGCCTGACAACCTCCTAATCGCGGATGATTTCCGTGCCGGCCTCACCGCGCAGGGCCGCCTCGATATCCTCCACGGCGCAGATCAGGGCGCGTTTTCCGCCACCCTGGAGAAAGCGCAGGCAGGCTTCGACCTTAGGGCCCATGGAGCCCGGCGCGAACTGACCGGCCGCCAGGTGCGCGCGCGCCTCACTGGCGCCAAGACGGCGCAAAAAGCGCTGCCGTGCGCCGCCGAAGTCCAACGCGACTCCCGGTACGTCGGTGGCGATGAGAAATATCTCCACCCCCACCTCCAAAGCCAGGCACGCCCCGGCCAGATCCTTGTCGATGACCGCATCCACACCCTGAAAACCGCGTACCTCGCGCACCACGGGAATGCCGCCGCCACCGCAGCAGATCACCACGAAGCCCTGTTCGACGAGCAGACGTATCTCGCGCTTTTCCACCACGGTGCGCGGCTCGGGCGACGCCACCACGCGCCGCCAGCCCCGGGGCGTCTTTACCACGGGGAAATCCTCGGTCGGGCGCCGCGGATAAAATGGGCCGATGGGTTTGGTCGGCTCCTGAAAGGCCGGGTCGTCGGGGTCCACCACCACATAGCTGATGAGACTCACCAGAGGCGGCGGATCGTCGAGGCCCGCGGCGGCAAAGGCGGCGTCCAGAGACGATTCGATCATGTAGCCCAGTTGCCCTTGGGTCTGGGCGACGAGGATCTCCAGGGGCAGGTGCGGCACCTCGTGGCAGCTTTCCTGTTGCAGCAGCAGGTTGCCGACCTGCGGGCCGTTGCCGTGGGTGAGGATCAGGCGATGGTCGCGCGCCAGGCGTGCTAGTTGTCGCACCGGGCGTTGCAGGTTGGCGAACTGTTGTTCGATGGTGCCTTCCTCGCCGGCACGAATGAGAGCGTTGCCGCCCAGGGCGACGAGCAGTAGAGGTTTGGCGGTGGAGTTCATGTCTTTCCTCCTCGCCCTCGGATGAACGCCGCCAGACGCGGGCCCAGCACCTGCGCCAGGGTGGGGCCGTCGCCGTCGGCATAACCGTAGCGCACGCGCAGGCTGGGATGCTCGATGTCGAGCAGGCGCGCCAGGTCGCTGGGCGTTGCGAAGAGCACCAGGTCGCAGGGCACGGCGTTGATGGTGGCTTGCAAATCGCGCCTCTGCTCCGCGCCGTAGCCCATGGCCGGCAGGACTTTCTCAAGGTGGGGATAGTCCGCATAAACCTGGGTCAAGGAGCCGCGCGCATAGGGGCGCGGATCGACGATCTCCGCCGCCGCGGCCCGGCGCGCGGCCAGAGTCGCGGCGCCAAAGGCCATGCCGCCGTGGGTCAGGCTCGGGCCGTCTTCCACCACCAGCACGCGCTTGCCGCGGATTTGTTCCTCTCCCTCAACCTCGATGGCCGTGCGCGCCGGTACCACGTCGGCCGTGGGGCGCAGGCGCGCCACGCTGTCACGCACCGCGGCGATTTGCACGGGGGTGGCCGAATCGGTTTTGGCGATGATCGCGATGTCGGCGCACAGCAGGTTGCTCTCTCCCGGATAGTAGAGGCGTTCGTGGCCGGCGCGGTGCGGATCGAGGAGCACGATATGCACGTCGGGGCGAAAGAAGGGCAGATCGTTGTTGCCGCCGTCCCAGATCAGAATGTCGGCCTCGGCCTGCGCTCGGCGTAAAATCGCCGCGTAGTCCACGCCTGCGTAAACCACCAGCCCCTCATCCACCAGCGGTTCATATTCCTCGCGCTCCTCGATGGTGCAGTCCATGGCCCGGATATCGGCATGGGAGGCAAAACGCTGCACCGCCTGGCGCGCCAAATCGCCGTAGGGCATGGGATGGCGCACCACCACCGGCCGCAATCCCTGGGCGCGCACCAAATCGCACACCGCGCGCGTCGTCGGGGATTTGCCGCAGCCGGTACGCACCGCGCCGATGCTGATCACCGGGCAAGAGGCGATCAGTTGCGTGCGCCGGGTGCCCAGCAGCACGAAATCCGCGCCGCGCGCCAGAGCCAGGGAGGCTTTGTGCATGACCTGGAGGTGGGGCAGATCGCTGTAGGCGAACACCACCACATCGACCTGTTGGTCGACCAGCAGGGGTTCCAATGCCTCTTCGGCAACGATCGGAATGCCCTCGGGGTAGAGGGGGCCGGCCAATTCGGGGGGATAGCGCCGCTCGGCGATGTCGGGAATTTGCGCGGCGGTAAAGGCCAGCACCCGATGGGCCGGATCTTCGCGGAAGACCAGGTTGAAATTGTGAAAATCGCGGCCGGCCGCGCCCATGATCACCACGGTTCGAGGCATGTGGACATTCCTTGGATAGTAACTGTGCAGCATGGGGTCGCAACCCCCATGCCAAGGGGCGCTTTTCGCCGTCCATGGCCGCTTGACCGGCGCCATCCATGGCGCCGGACACCCTCGTCATGGGGGCTGCGACCCCACACCGTTGGATGGATGCCTTGAGTATTCTTGTAATATTTTAGCCTGCTTGGACTGGGCGGCAACGTGTTGAGCGCGAAAGTTCTGGCCGAAAAGGGGGGGGATGCTGTTAAAATGTAACGTCCGGCTGCAGATTCCAGATGATGGAGGCCTCATGGCAAAGAATAAAGACGCGAAGGAAAAAGAATCCAAGGAAAAACAGGAAAAGGACAGTGGTGGCGGTGGGATTCTACAGGGGATTTTCGCCGGCTATCTCATTCTGATCCTGCATGCCGTGCTGATGCTGGTGGTGGCGTTGCTGGTGGTCTTTTTGCGCGGTGTGGTGGAATACATGCTGTGGATTTTTCTCGGCGGCGCATTCCTCATCTGCCTGTCCGCCTATATGTTTTACCGACGGGTGAAAAAAGGCGCCATCAACATCGGCGGCGCTCTCAACGACCCGGCCCTGCGCGACCGGCCGCTGGAAATCAGCTTTCTCGGCGGCCTGGCGGCGGTGCGTTTCGGCCGGCCCGGGGGCCTGGGCGAGGGTGACTACCCGCGCGCCATCGAGGGCCGGGCGGTGGAGGAGGCGCCGCGCCTGGAAGATCCCGAGGCCATGCGCCGCCGCGAACTGGCGCGGCTGGTGCTGATGCTGGAACGCGAACTGATCACCCAGGAAGAATACGAACGGCTCAAGCACGATCTGCTCAAATAGGTTCTCGAATGACCGTGTCCGGCACCTAATGGCGAAAGGTGCGGCTGAAGACTTGTTCCTGTTCGGGACTGCCGATGAGAATCAGCCCCATGCCTTTCGCAAGAATCGTCTCCGGCGGCGGCACCACCAGGGGGTCCTGATCGTCGTCGCGTTCCAGGGCGACGATGGAACAGCCTGATCGGGGTCGTATGCGCGAATCCTGAATGCTCTTGCCGATCAATTCCGGCGGCAGATCGCGGCGGAAGACATTGATCC
Proteins encoded in this region:
- a CDS encoding 4Fe-4S ferredoxin, whose protein sequence is MASEKNTPIAWVQDVLEEFWRNSPANRLHPDEHEKAWDRPHLAVAAGNDPWFMQFKDMLGPFYWTPEEAFALAFPELPAPASALRVISYVLPQTAATRRDQARETQLPADRWARSRLFGEQFNCELRLHLAATLTQAGHPAVAPERLPGFAYRQSERFGLASNWSERHTAFIAGLGTFGLSDGLITPWGKAVRFGSVVTRLELPVSARPYGDDHQAWCLWYARGTCGACVRRCPVNAITTAHGHDKERCHTYIREVTTPYTAERIGAGATPCGLCQVKIPCEARVPGDFG
- the znuB gene encoding zinc ABC transporter permease subunit ZnuB, which codes for MILDNFLLRALLGGLGVAAVAGPFGVFMVWRRLAYFGDTLAHSALLGIALGFLLHLDPTLAVIAVCQLLALLLFLLQRQRELASDTLLGILAHSSLALGLVALAFLQDVRIDLMAYLFGDILAVTRADLAWIFGGGLLAVTALATVWRPLLAITVHEDLARVDGVAVDFVQWLYTALLALVVAVMMKIVGVVLVTALLIIPAAAARRLARSPEAMAAFASLIGALAVGGGLTASLYWDTPTGPSIVVAATLLFILSRAIPRGFSRG
- a CDS encoding ATP-binding cassette domain-containing protein, producing MSGVASQSLLRVSGVGVRLGAREVLKDIDLEVQADEILTIVGPNGAGKTTLLRIALGLLRPDRGEVWRCPGLRLGYVPQRLNLDETFPLSVRGFLKLAPAGGLDPLNELEGAGLRHLADRPLQKLSGGELQRVLLVRAQLNRPQLLVLDEPTQGIDVHGQQDFYQYLGSLRRRLGCAILLVSHDLHLVMGATDRVVCLNRHICCTGTPEAIARNSAFIELFGARADSLAIYSHDRQHRHRQEKTP
- a CDS encoding Fur family transcriptional regulator; amino-acid sequence: METCPEHPFPSQDHDHERCVAGALDAAEAICRERGARLTDLRRRVLELVWSSHKPVGAYAVLARLQEQGSAAPPTVYRALDFLLEQGLIHRVSSLNAFVGCVRPGEEHCGQFLICEQCQDLVELDDADISAAIARSSHASGFAPRRQTVEILGLCPQCRG
- a CDS encoding zinc ABC transporter substrate-binding protein, yielding MVKVLPVFLVLLLATSVWAEPRVVVSIKPVHSLVAAVMEGIAEPDLLLSGGESPHGHALRPSQARALAAADLVFWIGPDLETFLVRPLRSLSAGARVVSLLDTPGIELHAARAGGVWEAHHHGHGHDHGHGHHHDKDHKHPKPDHNHKRDHSHNHDHGHADKREPEPSPDAHLWLDPVNARAIVALALAELSELIPAERERLAANAARLTQRLQDLEAELEGLLAPVREVPFVVFHDAYQYLEKRYRLNAVGSITLDPERTPSAQRVREVQGLIRARGARCVFAEPQFTPRLVATVVEGSGARQGVLDPLGADLEPGSEAYFRLLRDLGENLHACLAHE
- a CDS encoding YkgJ family cysteine cluster protein yields the protein MSDLTDLIAAYGEHLAQYDRWFSDCMERFSDRIFCAAGCAGCCRALFDISLLDAALLQRGLHGLTPAEQTRVRERSGAILVRLQEHWPDFSHPYTLNHRPEDHWEVPEEDATPCPFLDDTGRCLAYAFRPATCRLHGLPNVDRGGEIFQAQGCSLNFAGARALEEAGLQWDFHAAFLAEARLYRSFAEALLGSPEVQADTFIAAVPFIDFTALGAPGRRGKVNLIP
- a CDS encoding ornithine cyclodeaminase family domain, coding for MAFALPPYHPPDFTASRLAQAPVARFVAVERDGVAPAEYHATSVFPEYLQLAPGDWRLLKESRMDCVVRLGAAEDLEVVEFRRLCRGDRVALGRREDGGDGILVHTSGFRAAARRAEKFAFRTLTTRETSFSYDYDELYALLGHERHQGFVLWVLGPALAFDRDARAAFVRLVRAGFVHGVLAGNALPTHDLEAALHGTALGQEIYRKRPVAEGHYKHLDTLNSLRALGSVEAAVARGLVCEGIVHALVQNHIPYVFAGSIRDDGPLPGVIADACAAQDAMRALARRATTVICLATQLHTIATGNLTPSYQVLADGRVRPVYFYSVDMSEFAAQKLINRGSLTTRAILTNAQDFVVTLERGLTTS
- a CDS encoding carbamate kinase, yielding MNSTAKPLLLVALGGNALIRAGEEGTIEQQFANLQRPVRQLARLARDHRLILTHGNGPQVGNLLLQQESCHEVPHLPLEILVAQTQGQLGYMIESSLDAAFAAAGLDDPPPLVSLISYVVVDPDDPAFQEPTKPIGPFYPRRPTEDFPVVKTPRGWRRVVASPEPRTVVEKREIRLLVEQGFVVICCGGGGIPVVREVRGFQGVDAVIDKDLAGACLALEVGVEIFLIATDVPGVALDFGGARQRFLRRLGASEARAHLAAGQFAPGSMGPKVEACLRFLQGGGKRALICAVEDIEAALRGEAGTEIIRD
- a CDS encoding cyclic 2,3-diphosphoglycerate synthase, translating into MPRTVVIMGAAGRDFHNFNLVFREDPAHRVLAFTAAQIPDIAERRYPPELAGPLYPEGIPIVAEEALEPLLVDQQVDVVVFAYSDLPHLQVMHKASLALARGADFVLLGTRRTQLIASCPVISIGAVRTGCGKSPTTRAVCDLVRAQGLRPVVVRHPMPYGDLARQAVQRFASHADIRAMDCTIEEREEYEPLVDEGLVVYAGVDYAAILRRAQAEADILIWDGGNNDLPFFRPDVHIVLLDPHRAGHERLYYPGESNLLCADIAIIAKTDSATPVQIAAVRDSVARLRPTADVVPARTAIEVEGEEQIRGKRVLVVEDGPSLTHGGMAFGAATLAARRAAAAEIVDPRPYARGSLTQVYADYPHLEKVLPAMGYGAEQRRDLQATINAVPCDLVLFATPSDLARLLDIEHPSLRVRYGYADGDGPTLAQVLGPRLAAFIRGRGGKT